The Methanoculleus marisnigri JR1 genome window below encodes:
- a CDS encoding carboxylate--amine ligase codes for MRVLITDGNFKHTLASVRSLGKKGVNVTVLSDLRLSVSLHSKYCSKGIFAPNPEHDTAFSEFVYDLVKREQFDAILPISYAAVDQISLIQERLEPYIKVPLPDRASIDLAGNKDKTMQLAESIGIAIPKTFYPQSLEDAERIAESLSYPVVVKGARENGNVGYANSCEELISQYKKISAFSPIVQEYITGRGYGFFALYNHGEAKAIFMHRRLREYPVTGGPSALAESIYDPVLMEQGLKLLDSLQWHGVAMVEFKKDERTGRYVLMEINPKFWGSLELAIASGVDFPYLTCRMACEGDIEPVFSYKTGVKFRWLFPQDIFHAVTNPRVLPRFFSDFADRTIHYDIDSHDIVPNILQIGMTVGEFALRVKQGRFWRPHGRPLL; via the coding sequence ATGAGAGTCCTTATCACCGACGGAAACTTCAAACACACGCTGGCATCAGTCCGGTCCCTGGGGAAGAAGGGAGTCAATGTTACGGTGCTCTCCGATCTGCGCCTGAGTGTATCGCTACACTCAAAGTATTGCTCAAAAGGGATCTTTGCTCCCAACCCGGAGCATGACACCGCTTTTTCGGAGTTTGTGTACGATCTGGTCAAACGGGAGCAGTTCGATGCGATCCTGCCGATCAGTTACGCGGCAGTTGATCAGATCTCCCTGATTCAGGAAAGACTGGAACCCTACATCAAGGTACCCCTACCTGATAGAGCCTCAATCGATCTCGCCGGAAATAAAGACAAAACCATGCAACTTGCCGAGAGTATCGGCATCGCCATTCCAAAGACCTTCTACCCGCAGTCGCTTGAAGATGCAGAGCGGATTGCAGAATCCCTTTCCTATCCGGTGGTGGTGAAAGGGGCTCGAGAGAACGGTAATGTTGGATATGCGAATTCATGCGAGGAACTCATTTCTCAGTACAAAAAAATATCGGCATTCTCGCCGATCGTCCAGGAATATATCACCGGGCGAGGATACGGATTCTTTGCACTCTACAACCATGGGGAGGCAAAGGCTATTTTCATGCACCGGCGGCTACGGGAATACCCGGTCACCGGTGGACCGAGCGCCCTTGCCGAGAGCATCTATGACCCAGTGCTGATGGAACAGGGCCTGAAACTGCTTGACAGCCTGCAATGGCACGGTGTGGCCATGGTCGAGTTCAAGAAGGATGAGCGGACCGGAAGGTATGTGCTGATGGAGATTAACCCGAAATTCTGGGGCTCCCTTGAACTTGCCATTGCATCAGGGGTGGACTTCCCGTACCTGACCTGCAGGATGGCATGTGAGGGGGATATCGAACCGGTTTTTTCCTATAAAACCGGTGTGAAGTTCAGGTGGCTATTCCCCCAGGATATATTCCATGCGGTGACAAATCCGAGAGTCCTGCCGCGTTTCTTCTCCGATTTTGCGGATAGGACTATCCATTACGACATTGACTCTCATGATATCGTGCCGAACATCCTGCAGATCGGCATGACGGTTGGGGAGTTTGCGCTCCGTGTCAAACAGGGGAGATTCTGGAGGCCGCATGGAAGACCTCTACTTTGA
- a CDS encoding PHP domain-containing protein codes for MEDLYFDCHIHSNYSQDSLMRPGRILKRAKEVGLTGVAITDHDTIRGSLHARKLEKEVGVTVIPGVEILTDSGDIIGLFVNEEIRSRGWDEVIEEIRGQGGVAVLPHPYRSHLDIPRLAKAVDLIEVWNARSTAEQNERALQLAEGLKKPGIYGSDAHTYGEIGNVGALVNPGTWEVKRVLRSEFSSRSAVIQSQVLHHLRRREFLQLIQSGWRYLWKIVD; via the coding sequence ATGGAAGACCTCTACTTTGACTGCCACATCCATTCGAATTACTCGCAAGACTCGTTGATGAGGCCAGGACGGATCCTGAAGCGGGCAAAGGAGGTCGGTTTAACTGGCGTTGCAATAACTGATCATGACACAATCCGGGGTTCTCTCCATGCCAGAAAACTGGAGAAGGAAGTTGGAGTGACTGTTATCCCCGGCGTGGAGATCCTGACCGATTCCGGTGACATCATCGGCCTTTTCGTCAACGAGGAGATCCGTTCCCGCGGCTGGGATGAGGTCATCGAAGAGATCAGAGGACAAGGAGGCGTTGCTGTCCTGCCGCACCCGTATCGATCGCACCTGGATATCCCAAGACTGGCAAAAGCGGTCGATCTCATCGAGGTATGGAACGCACGTTCTACAGCAGAGCAGAACGAGAGGGCGCTGCAACTGGCTGAGGGACTTAAAAAGCCCGGTATATATGGCAGCGACGCGCATACCTATGGTGAGATCGGAAATGTGGGTGCTCTGGTGAACCCCGGAACCTGGGAGGTCAAGAGGGTCCTGCGCTCGGAATTCTCTTCACGTTCTGCGGTAATCCAGTCCCAGGTTCTTCACCACCTGAGGCGACGGGAGTTCCTGCAACTGATACAATCCGGATGGCGGTACCTGTGGAAGATCGTAGACTGA